The sequence GCTATTCCAGAATCgaagaagaaaggagaaaagaagaaaacaaagaaggagaaagacgaGGAAGATTCATCCTCATCGGATGATGATGAAGGAGATGATGACGAGTTGGATGCACACATGGAAGATCAGCTCATGAAAGATGCTAAGGCACTGGGCATTATTCAGAGTGCTGTCTCGAAGGAGATCTTCCCTCGGATTGTAAATCAAGAGACCTCAAAGGGTGCTTGGGATCTACTCCAGGAAGAGTTTCGCGGCGATGAACAGGCAAGATCTGTTAAACTTCAAAGTTTACGTCGTGAATTTGAGTATATGAGAATGAAGGAGAATGAATCTCTATCTGTCTATCTTACTAGActatttgaattaattaatcaaatgaaatctTATGGTGAGAACCTCACTCATCAAAGAGAAGTGCAAAAGGTTTTGATTAGTTTGTCCAGTAAATATGATCCAATCTGTGTTGTGATTGAAAGAACTTCTGATTTGAATACTGTGACTGTGCAAGAAGTGGTAGGATCTCTTAAGAGTTATGAGCTTAGATTGAGTAGACATGTTGATGAAATTACAAGCACGGAGCATGCTTTCTCCACTATGGGTCTTGTACCTAAAGCACAGAATAGGCCACTCACACAGGGAAATCACAGTAAGGGAAAGAAGAATTGGAAGTCTATGTCTAGGAAGTGGGAAAACAACACTCGACAGCCTGAGAGACAAGGTGAGATCACTGAGGGTGTTAAACAAAAGTGCAAGATCTGTGATAAGGCTCATCATGGAGAGTGTTGGTTCAAAGGAAAACCTAAGTGTCATAACTGCAACAGATTTGGACATGTAGTGAGAGATTGTCACCAGCCAAAGAAAAATCATACTGCAAATTATTTGAATCATGTTCAAGATAATGCAATGATGTTCTATGCCTGTCATAAGGCCTCTGTGCAAGAAAATAGTGGTGTTTGGTATCTGGACAATGGTTGCAGTAACCACATGACCAGTACTGAATCATTGCTGATCAACATTGACAGAAGTATAAGGTGTAAGGTGAAAATGGGCACATGGGAATTGGTTGACTCAGTTGGCAAAGGCATACTGATTGTGGAGACCAAAAGAGGCACTCGGTTCATACCAGAAGTAATGATTGTACCTGGTTTGGATGAAAATCTTCTCAGTGTAGGACAAATGGTTGAACATGGCTATTGGTTGTTGTTTGGTGATTTCATGGCCTGCATATTTGGAGATCGTGAACTGCAAGATCATATAGTCACTGTGAAAATGAAGGGAAATAGATGCTTTCCACTAATGTTTAATCATGTGGATCATATTGTAGCAAATATTGTTACCACTGAAGGTAACACATGGAAATGGCACAGAAGATTTGGGCACCTAAACTATGACAGCCTGAGAATGCTACAAGAAAGGAGTATGGTGTATGGTCTGCCATATCTAAAGGAGTACAATCAGGTGTGAAGGGTGTGCTACTGGAAAAGCTCACAGAGAGGCTTTTAGCAAAGAACAGAAATGGAGAGCAAAGTTGCCCTTAGAACTTGTACACACAGATGTGTGTGGACCCATGAGTGAGACACTTGGAGGTAGTAGGTATTTTCTTACCTTTATAGATGACAAGTCCAGAATGTGTTGGGTCTATTTTCTGAAGTGCAAATATGAGGTATTCAGAATTTTTAAAATGTTCAAGGCCATGACTGAATTACAAACTGGTTACAAACTGAAGAAACTCAGAAGTGACAGAGGAGGAGAGTACACATCTctagaatttgaaattttttgtgaaGATGTTGGTATTGAAAAGCAACTCACTGTTGCTTATTCTCCCCAGCAAAATGGTATTGCTGAGAGGAAGAATCGTACCATAGTAGAGATGGCAAGAACCATGctctatgaaaaaaaattaccacTCAAGTTCTGGGGTGAAGCAGTTCACACTGCTGTCTACTTGCTTAACAGGTGTCCTACCAAAGCACTAGAGAACAAGACTCATTTTGAAGAATTCTGTGGTAGAAAACCAGGAGTAAAACACTTGAGAATCTTTGGTTCTGTTTGCTACACTCATGTGCCAACCCAGTTAAGACAGAAACTGGATGAAACTGGACAGAAATGTGTATTTGTTGGATATGGGACAAGAGAAAAGGGTTACAGGGTGTATGATTTGAAACACAACAAGATCATTGTCTCAAGGAGTGTTATTTTTGATGAAGATGCTGCTCTTAATTGGGAGAATATGGAAACTGTGCATTTCTCAGTACCTTTCTTAGAAGCTAATAAGGGTATAAGCATAACTGAGATAGAAAATGGTGTGTGTGAAGAAACGAATATTAGTTCCTCTGATTTATCTTGCCCAAATACAAGAAGTGAGTATGTTTCCAGTGTACACAATGATGCTCCTAACACTGTGAATATGGAGAGTGAAATTCCACTCACAGAAACTTATGACAACACACCAAAGAAGTGGAGAGATCTGAATGAAGTGTTTGCTCAGTGTAGACTCAGTGTCATTGAACCTGAGAACTACATTGAAGCTTCTCAAGATGAAGCTTGGAAGAAAGCAATGGATGAGGAGATTACTATGATTGAGAAGAATGACACTTGGAGATTGGTTGATAGGCCAAGTGACAAACCAATTGTTGGGGTAAAATGGATCTTCAAAACCAAATTGAATTTGGATGGCACTGTACAAAAACACAAGGCAAGATTAGTTGCCAAGGGTACACTCAAAAGCCCGGAATTGATTTTAATGAGACGTTTGCACCTGTGGCTAGATTGGACACTATAAGAACACTAATTGCTTTGGCAGCACAGAAAGGGTGGAAACTGTACCAGTTAGATGTAAAGTCTGCTTTCCTGAATGGGATCCTTGAAGAGGAAGTGTATACAGATCAGCCAGATGGGTATATTGTCAAGGGAGAAGAACACAAagtatataagttaaaaaaggCCTTGTACGGTCTAAAACAAGCTCCCAGAGCTTGGTACAGCAATATTGATACTCATTTGCTGCAGAGTGGATTTAAAAAAAGTCCAAGTGAGGCCACCTTATATGTGAAACATGTGGATGGACAGGGAACTCTGATTGTCTctatatatgtggatgacatagtTTATACTGGAAGCTGTTTAGAAATGATTGAAGATTTCAAATGTGATATGATGAACAAGTATGAGATGTCCGACTTAGGCTTGTTGCATCATTTTTCTTGGAATTGGAGTAATCCAACAAGAATGGAGTATCTTTATTCACCAGAAAAAGTATGCACTGAGTTTACTAGACAAGTTTGGTTTGAAGAGCTGCAAATCTGTCTCAATACCCTTACCTCCCACGGATAAGCTAAGGAAAGGTGATGGGAGTGAAGCTGCAGATGAAGAATTGTATAGGAAAATTGTCGGCAGCCTTCTATACTTAACTGCAACAAGGCCTGATATCTTGTACTCAGCGTGTGTACTTGCCAGGTACATGCACTGTCCTTCCATCAAACATCTTGGCACTGCAAGGAGGATCCTCAGATATGTGCAAGGAACTGTTGACTATGGAATTaagtatgaaaagggaaatgcaGCTCTACTCATAGGATTTTGTGACAGTGATTGGAGTGGAGATGAAGATGACATGAAGTCCACATCAGGGTATGCTTTCAGCTTTGGCAGTGGTGCATTTTCTTGGGCTTCTGTAAAGCAACAGAGTGTTGCACTCTCAACTGCTGAAGACGAGTATATGAATGCCTCAGAAGCCACCACTCAAGCTACATGGCTGAGATTTGTGCTGcatgattttggtgaagaattgATCGAACCAACTCCTTTGATGTGTGATAACACATCAGCAATTGCAATGTCAAAGAATCCGGTATTCCATCAGAGGTCTAAACATATCAAGAGGAAGTTTCATTTCATCAGAGATGCAATTCAGGAAGGAACAATTGACCTGCAATACTGCAAAAGTGAGGAGCAACTAGCTGACATTTTCACCAAAGCGCTTGCTAAAGACAGATTCTGTGCTTTGAGGGATAAGCTTGGGGTAATCTCAGTTAAGAccttagaagggagtgttacTTGATTAAGGTCTAAACTGTATTTTCCTTACTTTAGCAAGTGTAAATAAATCAGTTAGTGATCAAGGGCTGAGATTAGATAATATTGTGCTAGGCTCAGATGTAAGCATGTGTCAAGATCTCATAGGGTCTTGTAATGAATGGTATGATGAGCTCATAGGCTCACGTAGCTTCTCTCTCCCTAGTAGTCATGTAAATGTTGAGGAAAGAATGAATATATGCAGTAGAGCATTTCTTTGGCTCTCACTGATATATTTTGAGAACTCTCTCTGCCTCTTCACTTTCTCTCTAAACTTCTTCTTCCTATACACATTTCTAAAACACATCACTGCATAACAGGAAAGTCCAACAATTAAGTGTTTTCCTTATCAAAACGCACAAAAAGGTACTCACAAATCTGTAAGAGACGTTGTTTTACTAACATCGCTGCCACCAAAGGTACTCAGAAATTGTAGAAACGACACCACCAAGATGATTAATGGATTGGGATTTCGAATTCGTTGTTATATTCATCGGGTTTTCAAATTAGTACACCAATATGAGTATTGGGTTTTCAAATTAGTACACCAAGATGATTAATCCACAAAACCCTCAGTGGGTTTTCAATATAATTAATCCACACCACAGCCATGGCGTGGAGACGGAGGACTGGGACGGAGACTTGTCGGGAATGGAAGGTGGGATcgctggtgtttttttttttttagtatttaattttttttgaatttttgaattttctaaaaTAAATTAGATGTCCAACTGtgataaaaattatacatgtcaaattttaaatggAAGTACCACAAATAATGTGGTAGTACTGTACTACTTAATAATTTCTCATCTTAAACAAAATTGAGGATatactataaaaccaattggctatATGAGAAGTAgtccaacttacttataaactCATACAAGGCCTCTTCTTCCATCAATATAGGATTCATTCTCAATAGCCACCCTCATATGTGGCGGATTTTAAAGTCAAACATGTGGACATGACAAACGAGAAGAAATTTAAAGTTTCAtcgtaaaaccaattgacaatattataatataatcTTTTATAAGTCCATgcaagatctcttctttctgttTGATTCATTCTCTTCATAGCCATCATATAAAGACATAAAAACGGCAACGGGTTCAGAAGGAGGAGAGAATCGAACAAGAAAGAGCCCAAAGAACAAGAAGCTAAAAAACAAACACGAAAAAACAAGCCAGTGACCACAATTACAGGAAGCTAAAGAACAAACCCGCACATCAGGAAGCAACTGATTGACCAGTCCAATTTTAGAGGTTGCGAGACATTCTCAGAAAGAAAGTTCCATATATACTACGTatttagcaaaaataagaaGCTAAGGGAAAGAGAATAAGGGAGAAGACCACATTCATGATTGCAATATGCATTTGCTTCTTCGTGTGATCATAATTTCGTTGTTATGGCCCATCAGCATAGTGGCAGCATCATCATCAGATAAAGTTACACCGGTATTAAAGTCTGACTGCGAATCTCATTGCGGAAATGTTAGCATCCCATACCCTTTTGGGATTGGACCTAGCATCAATTGTTACTTGTACGATTGGTTTGAAATAGACTGCAAGAACTCTACCAGCGGTCCCAAGCCTTTTTTGAAGAACACCACGATAGAGGTGCTGGATATTTCAGTTGAAGGCACGCTTCGAGTTGAGCATCCTGTTAGGTTCTTCAACAGAACAATGGTTCCCCAATTGCCAAATTTTACAGGAAGCCCTTTCTTGTGCTCTGAGGAACACAATCAATTCACTGCAGTCAGTTGTGGCTTGTTTGCCTTTGTAAAGTCATACCCGGACCAGCGTGTTGGTGGTGGATGTATGTCAACTTGTGATACGAGTGCTGGGCCTGAAGACAACTATGGATGTATTGGTATTAACTGTTGCCAGATTGCGCTTCCCAGGAATCTCAGTTTTTGCTCCTACGTACAGTTTTTGCTCTAGCATGCATTCAATCCATGGGAGGAACGAAGAGATGGAATCAGTATTGAAACTCAACTTggaaacaaccaaacaaaataaACCAGACGTTTCGACGTTTTCTTTGGAGAACGGAATAACATAGACAGGGCAAAGATGCCAAAGTATTACAGCAAGCCTACCCTGAGGCAAGCAGTCAACACAAACTACTGGGAAAGAGTAGTGTAAGGAGGTACAGGGAATCACGACGCCGCATCTAATGCTAGAAGCGTCCCTCCTCACACTACCTAATCATCTAGGGGGGACAGGGAAGGCCGTCATTACACAAAACATGTACCAGGGAAGATGGCGGTCTATCGACCCAAATTACATCACATACTTCCCTACAACGCTGCGACGTCAAAAGGTCTGCAGCCGAGTTGACCAATCTTGGAACCCAAGATCAGCGGCAATTTTGAAAAGACCTCCCCATCCTGTAGCAATTCACAAGAATGGGAAAAGCTTCCCAACTGCCCAACTTTGCCCTATCCCAAAGGTAAGAGATGGATTCGGAGGAGTCAGATTCAATGATTACAGAATTCCAGCCCTTAATAATCCCCAACTTACAATCATACAGGATAGCCAAAGCCTCTGCCATTGCTACACTAGTCGCCTTGACACCATATCTGCATGCCACCAAGAACCTCCCCTCGCCATCCCTCGCCACCACACCCGCAAACCCCATACTCCCCCCTGCCATCCAACTTGCATCCACATTTATTTTCACAAAGCCCTGACACGGAGGACACCAATGGGTGATATTCTCCGAGATAACAGAGGAGGGCAATGTCCGAATACCTGTAGAAGAAGTAGCCTCCTTGAAAGCATTAACCGAGTGGGAGGTGGCTGCCAATACCTGCCTTGGGTATATGGGTTTCTGGTTGAACAGGAAGTTGCACCCGGCTAACCATATCTGCCAGCGGGAAAAAGCAATATATGCTAACCACATACGCTTCTCTTCCTTCGAACCAATGACTGAATTAAATGTTTCCTGCAGCCACATCGCCCATGTGGTAGTGTCCATCCTGATAATCTTAAGTTCATATTCCCCCCAAACCAAACCACTTCCACCCACGGGCATTGTAGGAAGAAGTGTTCATTACAAGCACAAATACCCTCCTGCTTTTATGTCGGGTGGGTGGCCTccc is a genomic window of Malus domestica chromosome 09, GDT2T_hap1 containing:
- the LOC103443286 gene encoding wall-associated receptor kinase-like 8, with protein sequence MHLLLRVIIISLLWPISIVAASSSDKVTPVLKSDCESHCGNVSIPYPFGIGPSINCYLYDWFEIDCKNSTSGPKPFLKNTTIEVLDISVEGTLRVEHPVRFFNRTMVPQLPNFTGSPFLCSEEHNQFTAVSCGLFAFVKSYPDQRVGGGCMSTCDTSAGPEDNYGCIGINCCQIALPRNLSFCSYVQFLL